The following are encoded together in the Streptomyces asoensis genome:
- a CDS encoding xanthine dehydrogenase family protein molybdopterin-binding subunit: protein MSNETVTTTTSVDPVPAAEAVPHGLGVSLQPADARAKTEGTFPYAADLWAEGLLWAAVLRSPHPHARIVSIDTTHAREMPGVRAVVTHEDVPGRALHGRGKADRPVFASDVVRHHGEPLAAVAADHPDTARMAAAAVIVEYEVLDPVIDPEQAFEAEALHPDGNLIRHIPLHHGDPAAAGEIVVEGQYRIGRADPAPIGAEAGLAVPRPDGGVELYLASTDPHSDRDTAAACYGLEPERVKIVVTGVPGATADREDQGFQLPLGLLALKTGCPVKLTATREESFLGHAHRHPTLLRYRHHADAEGRLVKVEAQILLDAGAYADTSAEALAAAVSFACGPYVVPNAFIEGWAVRTNNPPSGHVRGEGAMQVCAAYEAQMDKLAKKLGVDPAELRLRNVMATGDVLPTGQTVTCPAPVAELLQAVQEFPLPPLPKDTPEEDWLLPGGPEGAGEPGAVRRGVGYGLGMVHMLGAEGADEVSTATVKVQDGIATVLCAAVETGQGFTTLARQIVQETLGVDEVHVAPVDTDQPPAGPGCRGRHTWVSGGAVERAAKMVRTQLLQPLAHKFGMSTELLQITDGKITSYDGVLSTTVTEEMHGKELWATAQCRPHPTEPLDAAGQGDAFVGLAFCAIRAVVDVDIELGSVRVVELAVAQDVGRILNPAQLAARIEAGVTQGVGIALTENLRTPRGLVRHPDLTGYALPTALDAPDIRIVKLVEERDVVAPFGAKAASAVPVVTSPAAIASAVRAATGRPVNRLPIRPQAAVVTDR from the coding sequence GTGAGCAACGAGACAGTCACCACGACGACGTCCGTCGATCCCGTCCCGGCCGCCGAGGCGGTCCCGCACGGCCTCGGCGTCTCCCTCCAGCCCGCCGACGCGCGGGCCAAGACCGAGGGCACCTTCCCGTACGCGGCCGACCTGTGGGCGGAGGGCCTGCTGTGGGCGGCCGTGCTGCGCTCACCGCACCCCCACGCGCGCATCGTGTCCATCGACACGACACACGCGCGTGAGATGCCCGGCGTCCGGGCCGTCGTCACCCACGAGGACGTGCCCGGCCGCGCCCTGCACGGCCGCGGCAAGGCCGACCGCCCGGTCTTCGCCTCCGACGTCGTACGCCACCACGGCGAGCCCCTCGCGGCCGTCGCCGCGGACCACCCGGACACCGCGCGCATGGCGGCGGCGGCCGTCATCGTCGAGTACGAGGTGCTCGACCCGGTCATCGACCCGGAGCAGGCCTTCGAGGCGGAGGCGCTGCACCCCGACGGCAACCTGATCCGGCACATCCCGCTGCACCACGGCGACCCGGCCGCGGCCGGCGAGATCGTCGTCGAGGGCCAGTACCGCATCGGCCGCGCCGACCCCGCCCCGATCGGCGCCGAGGCCGGCCTCGCCGTGCCCCGTCCCGACGGCGGCGTGGAGCTCTACCTCGCCTCCACCGACCCGCACTCCGACCGGGACACGGCCGCCGCCTGCTACGGCCTCGAACCCGAGCGCGTGAAGATCGTCGTCACCGGCGTGCCCGGCGCCACCGCCGACCGCGAGGACCAGGGCTTCCAGCTCCCGCTCGGCCTGCTCGCCCTGAAGACCGGCTGCCCGGTGAAGCTCACGGCCACGCGCGAGGAGTCCTTCCTCGGCCACGCCCACCGCCACCCCACGCTGCTGCGCTACCGCCACCACGCCGACGCCGAGGGGCGGCTGGTGAAGGTCGAGGCGCAGATCCTGCTCGACGCCGGCGCCTACGCCGACACCTCCGCCGAGGCGCTGGCCGCCGCCGTCTCCTTCGCCTGCGGCCCCTACGTCGTCCCCAACGCCTTCATCGAGGGCTGGGCGGTCCGCACGAACAACCCGCCGTCCGGCCATGTCCGCGGCGAGGGAGCGATGCAGGTCTGCGCCGCCTACGAGGCGCAGATGGACAAGCTCGCGAAGAAGCTCGGCGTGGACCCGGCGGAGCTGCGCCTGCGCAACGTCATGGCGACCGGCGACGTGCTGCCGACCGGCCAGACCGTGACCTGCCCGGCCCCCGTGGCCGAACTCCTCCAGGCCGTGCAGGAGTTCCCCCTGCCGCCGCTGCCCAAGGACACCCCCGAGGAGGACTGGCTGCTGCCCGGCGGCCCCGAGGGTGCGGGCGAACCCGGCGCGGTGCGGCGGGGCGTCGGCTACGGCCTGGGCATGGTGCACATGCTGGGCGCGGAGGGCGCCGACGAGGTCTCCACGGCGACCGTGAAGGTCCAGGACGGCATCGCCACGGTCCTGTGCGCGGCCGTCGAGACGGGCCAGGGCTTCACGACGCTGGCCCGCCAGATCGTCCAGGAGACGCTGGGCGTCGACGAGGTGCACGTGGCCCCCGTCGACACCGACCAGCCCCCCGCGGGACCCGGCTGCCGGGGCCGCCACACGTGGGTGTCGGGCGGCGCGGTCGAGCGCGCGGCGAAGATGGTCCGCACCCAGCTGCTCCAGCCCCTGGCGCACAAGTTCGGCATGTCCACGGAGCTGCTCCAGATCACCGACGGCAAGATCACCTCGTACGACGGCGTCCTGTCGACGACCGTCACGGAGGAGATGCACGGCAAGGAACTGTGGGCGACGGCCCAGTGCCGCCCGCACCCCACCGAGCCGCTGGACGCCGCGGGCCAGGGCGACGCCTTCGTCGGCCTCGCCTTCTGCGCGATCCGCGCGGTCGTGGACGTCGACATCGAACTCGGCTCGGTCCGGGTCGTCGAGCTCGCGGTCGCCCAGGACGTCGGCCGGATCCTGAACCCGGCGCAGCTCGCCGCGCGCATCGAGGCGGGCGTCACCCAGGGCGTCGGCATCGCCCTCACGGAGAACCTGCGCACCCCGAGGGGTCTCGTCCGGCACCCCGACCTCACCGGCTACGCGCTGCCCACGGCCCTGGACGCCCCGGACATCCGGATCGTCAAACTGGTCGAGGAACGCGACGTCGTCGCCCCGTTCGGCGCGAAGGCGGCCAGCGCGGTCCCGGTGGTGACCTCGCCGGCGGCCATCGCCTCCGCGGTGCGCGCGGCGACGGGACGTCCGGTGAACCGGCTGCCGATAAGGCCGCAGGCCGCGGTGGTGACGGACCGGTGA
- a CDS encoding (2Fe-2S)-binding protein, whose translation MTDDQHGPGHGPGQEEGRGRGTPPGGSRWDPLPQGDYDDGATAFVKLPEGGIDAFLAARGDSPLAAPGHGYVPPQIAVTPPADTDATWAAPAGGSDWPAPQGTPQTVGDDRFTYHPGSTGQWAFEDTASAQGAPPAAPGHDVTGQWSIPVAGGDLPDESGEFTTSALVEQWGGTPPATLPGGAAAPWATGTTDHGGADRAWETPTGESDALAPPATDLPAYGHTADHGPLTADLDARHRAAEFDTRHPVADPGGSHPAGEHTGQYTHLTGTYAPEVSAEAYTVAPEGPGSAPDDARRAAEADGTAATPEDPAQAHEAPQEPAEAAHGPAEPPAGPAAAHDGAHGPADPDEDPSAAPLADAPHDPAADPAPADTAPEGAADPGSAGTAEPGSEEPAAEEAAGEPDDAPAPLLEEHPLAAYTLRVNGSDRPVTDAWIGESLLYVLRERLGLAGAKDGCSQGECGACNVQVDGRLVASCLVPAVTTAGSEIRTVEGLAVDGQPSDVQRALARCGAVQCGFCVPGMAMTVHDLLEGNPAPSELETRQALCGNLCRCSGYRGFLRAVQDVVAEREAHAAADAEADGDEARIPHQAGPGAGGVHASAFENPAQPHPHDPSYGQGQDGGQA comes from the coding sequence GTGACCGACGACCAGCACGGACCCGGACACGGACCCGGACAGGAAGAGGGCCGTGGCCGCGGCACGCCGCCCGGCGGCAGCCGCTGGGACCCGCTGCCCCAGGGCGACTACGACGACGGCGCGACCGCCTTCGTCAAGCTGCCCGAGGGCGGCATCGACGCCTTCCTGGCCGCGCGCGGCGACAGCCCGCTCGCCGCGCCCGGACACGGGTACGTGCCGCCGCAGATAGCGGTGACGCCCCCCGCGGACACCGACGCGACCTGGGCCGCCCCGGCCGGCGGCTCCGACTGGCCCGCCCCGCAGGGCACCCCGCAGACGGTCGGCGACGACCGGTTCACGTACCACCCCGGTTCGACCGGCCAGTGGGCCTTCGAGGACACCGCGTCCGCGCAGGGCGCACCGCCGGCCGCCCCCGGGCACGACGTGACGGGCCAGTGGTCGATCCCCGTCGCGGGCGGCGACCTGCCCGACGAGTCCGGCGAGTTCACCACGTCGGCGCTGGTCGAGCAGTGGGGCGGCACGCCCCCGGCCACCCTGCCCGGCGGCGCGGCCGCTCCGTGGGCGACCGGCACCACGGACCACGGCGGCGCCGACCGCGCCTGGGAGACGCCCACCGGCGAGAGCGACGCGCTCGCGCCGCCGGCGACGGACCTGCCCGCCTACGGGCACACCGCGGACCACGGTCCCCTGACCGCGGACCTCGACGCGCGCCACCGGGCCGCGGAGTTCGACACCCGTCACCCCGTCGCGGACCCCGGGGGGAGCCACCCCGCGGGCGAGCACACCGGGCAGTACACCCACCTGACCGGGACGTACGCCCCGGAGGTCTCCGCCGAGGCCTACACCGTCGCCCCCGAAGGACCCGGCTCCGCCCCGGACGACGCCCGGCGGGCCGCTGAGGCCGACGGGACGGCCGCGACGCCCGAGGACCCCGCGCAGGCCCACGAGGCCCCGCAGGAGCCCGCGGAGGCCGCCCACGGCCCCGCGGAGCCCCCCGCCGGCCCCGCCGCCGCGCACGACGGCGCACACGGCCCCGCCGACCCGGACGAGGACCCGTCCGCCGCGCCCCTCGCGGACGCCCCGCACGACCCCGCCGCCGACCCGGCGCCCGCCGACACCGCACCGGAAGGCGCCGCGGACCCCGGGTCCGCCGGCACCGCCGAGCCGGGATCCGAGGAGCCCGCGGCCGAGGAGGCCGCCGGGGAGCCGGACGACGCCCCGGCGCCGCTCCTGGAGGAACACCCCCTCGCCGCCTACACGCTGCGCGTCAACGGCTCCGACCGGCCCGTCACCGACGCCTGGATCGGCGAGTCGCTGCTCTACGTCCTGCGCGAGCGGCTCGGCCTCGCGGGCGCCAAGGACGGCTGCTCGCAGGGCGAGTGCGGCGCCTGCAACGTCCAGGTCGACGGACGGCTCGTCGCCTCCTGCCTCGTCCCGGCCGTCACCACCGCCGGCAGCGAGATCCGCACGGTCGAGGGCCTGGCCGTCGACGGGCAGCCCTCCGACGTGCAGCGGGCGCTCGCCCGGTGCGGGGCCGTGCAGTGCGGCTTCTGCGTGCCCGGCATGGCGATGACCGTGCACGACCTGCTGGAGGGCAACCCGGCGCCTTCGGAGCTGGAGACCCGCCAGGCCCTGTGCGGCAACCTGTGCCGCTGCTCCGGGTACCGCGGCTTCCTGCGCGCCGTCCAGGACGTCGTCGCCGAACGCGAGGCGCACGCGGCCGCCGACGCCGAGGCCGACGGCGACGAGGCCCGCATCCCGCACCAGGCCGGACCCGGCGCCGGAGGCGTCCACGCGTCGGCCTTCGAGAACCCCGCGCAACCCCACCCGCACGACCCGTCGTACGGACAGGGCCAGGACGGAGGCCAGGCGTGA
- a CDS encoding FAD binding domain-containing protein, translating to MTTHAPQAGQAVTLPTTLDEAVAALAAMPAAVPVAGGTDLMAAVNSGQLRPTALVGLGRISEIRGWQYQDGHALLGAGLTHARMGRPDFAALIPALAAAARAAGPPQIRNAGTLGGNIASAAPTGDALPVLAALEATLIIAGPGGARREMPVSHLLAGMEMLRGGELIGYVRVPLLHAPQIFLKATGRTGPGRAVASVALVLDPARRGVRCAVGAIAPMPLRPLDAEQWVARLIDWDNNRTIVPEALHAFGEYVAAACIPDAVPDVDGSVPELPPAVLHLRRTVAALARRALGRALS from the coding sequence TTGACCACGCACGCACCGCAGGCGGGGCAGGCCGTCACGCTGCCCACGACTCTGGACGAGGCCGTGGCGGCGCTGGCCGCCATGCCCGCAGCCGTGCCGGTGGCCGGCGGCACCGATCTGATGGCCGCCGTCAACTCCGGACAGCTCAGGCCCACCGCGCTGGTCGGCCTCGGCCGCATCAGCGAGATCCGCGGCTGGCAGTACCAGGACGGCCACGCGCTGCTCGGCGCCGGACTCACGCACGCGCGCATGGGCCGCCCCGACTTCGCCGCCCTGATCCCGGCGCTCGCCGCGGCCGCGCGCGCCGCCGGCCCGCCGCAGATCCGTAACGCGGGCACCCTCGGCGGCAACATCGCCTCGGCCGCCCCCACGGGCGACGCGCTGCCCGTGCTGGCCGCCCTGGAGGCGACCCTGATCATCGCGGGCCCGGGCGGAGCCCGCCGTGAGATGCCGGTGTCGCACCTGCTCGCCGGCATGGAGATGCTGCGCGGCGGTGAACTCATCGGCTACGTGCGTGTGCCGCTGCTGCACGCCCCGCAGATCTTCCTGAAGGCCACCGGACGCACCGGGCCGGGCCGCGCCGTGGCCTCCGTCGCCCTGGTCCTCGACCCCGCCCGGCGCGGCGTCAGATGCGCCGTCGGGGCCATAGCGCCGATGCCGCTGCGGCCGCTCGACGCCGAGCAGTGGGTCGCCCGGCTCATCGACTGGGACAACAACCGCACGATCGTCCCGGAGGCCCTGCACGCCTTCGGGGAGTACGTCGCCGCCGCCTGCATCCCCGACGCGGTGCCGGACGTGGACGGCTCCGTGCCGGAACTTCCGCCCGCCGTACTGCACCTGCGGCGCACCGTCGCCGCGCTGGCCCGACGAGCACTGGGGAGGGCGCTGTCGTGA
- a CDS encoding beta-N-acetylhexosaminidase gives MISETDLVPAPRVVEGPARGAFLLGEDTVLWAAPGTQTTERWLRGTLGAALGLPLRPGPQDARHSVRLRLDDAFGAEAYRLSVLPDQGVEIRGGGPAGVFWGAQTLRQFLGADAFRRAPVRPGAGRAVPYGVVEDGPRFRWRGLMLDVARHFMPKDGVLRYLDLMAAHKLNVFHFHLTDDQGWRIEIRRHPRLTEVGSWRARTKFGHRASPLWEEKPHGGFYTQDDIREIVAYASERHITVVPEIDVPGHSQAAITAYPELGNTDLDTASGEHAAALSVWDTWGISPHVLAPTDNTLRFYEGVLEEVLELFPSEFVHLGGDECPKDQWRRSPAAQARIAELGLADEDGLQSWFIGHFDRWLTARGRRLIGWDEILEGGLAEGAAVSSWRGYAGGIAAARAGHDVVMCPEQHVYLDHRQHGGADEPVPIGFVRTLEDVYRFEPVPAELTHREARHVLGTQANLWTEVMEDHTRVDYQAFPRLAAFAEVAWSALPAPRERDFAGFERRMRSHYGRLDALGVGYRPPAGPRPWQRRPGVPGRPIDGPPPAR, from the coding sequence GTGATTTCCGAAACGGACCTCGTTCCCGCGCCACGCGTCGTGGAAGGCCCCGCGCGGGGTGCGTTCCTCCTCGGTGAGGACACCGTCCTGTGGGCCGCTCCCGGCACGCAGACCACCGAACGCTGGCTGCGCGGCACGCTCGGGGCGGCACTCGGTCTGCCCCTGCGACCGGGCCCGCAGGACGCCCGCCACTCCGTACGGCTGCGTCTGGACGACGCGTTCGGGGCCGAGGCGTACCGGCTGAGCGTCCTGCCCGACCAGGGCGTCGAGATCCGCGGCGGAGGCCCGGCCGGGGTGTTCTGGGGCGCCCAGACGCTGCGGCAGTTCCTCGGCGCCGACGCCTTCCGGCGCGCGCCCGTGCGGCCCGGGGCCGGCCGCGCCGTCCCGTACGGGGTCGTCGAGGACGGCCCCCGGTTCCGCTGGCGGGGCCTCATGCTCGACGTCGCCCGGCACTTCATGCCCAAGGACGGTGTGCTGCGCTACCTGGACCTGATGGCGGCGCACAAACTCAACGTCTTCCACTTTCATCTGACGGACGACCAGGGCTGGCGGATCGAGATCAGGAGGCATCCGCGGCTGACCGAGGTGGGTTCCTGGCGGGCGCGCACGAAATTCGGCCACCGCGCCTCACCCCTGTGGGAGGAGAAGCCGCACGGCGGCTTCTACACGCAGGACGACATCCGGGAGATCGTCGCCTACGCCTCCGAACGGCACATCACCGTCGTCCCCGAAATCGACGTCCCCGGCCACTCGCAGGCCGCGATCACCGCCTATCCGGAACTCGGCAACACCGACCTGGACACCGCCTCCGGCGAGCACGCCGCGGCCCTCTCCGTATGGGACACCTGGGGGATCAGCCCGCACGTACTCGCCCCCACCGACAACACCCTGCGCTTCTACGAAGGAGTCCTCGAAGAAGTACTGGAGCTGTTCCCCTCGGAGTTCGTCCACCTGGGCGGCGACGAATGCCCCAAGGACCAGTGGCGGCGCTCCCCGGCCGCGCAGGCCCGCATCGCGGAACTCGGACTCGCGGACGAGGACGGGCTCCAGTCCTGGTTCATCGGCCACTTCGACCGCTGGCTCACCGCGCGCGGACGCCGGCTCATCGGCTGGGACGAGATCCTCGAGGGCGGGCTCGCCGAGGGCGCGGCCGTGTCGTCCTGGCGCGGCTACGCGGGCGGGATCGCCGCCGCGCGGGCCGGGCACGACGTCGTGATGTGCCCCGAGCAGCACGTCTACCTGGACCACCGGCAGCACGGCGGCGCGGACGAGCCCGTGCCCATCGGGTTCGTGCGCACCCTGGAGGACGTCTACCGCTTCGAACCCGTTCCCGCGGAGCTGACGCACCGGGAGGCGCGGCACGTGCTCGGTACGCAGGCCAACCTCTGGACCGAGGTGATGGAGGACCACACGCGCGTGGACTACCAGGCCTTCCCCCGGCTCGCCGCCTTCGCCGAGGTCGCCTGGAGCGCCCTGCCCGCCCCGCGGGAGCGGGACTTCGCCGGCTTCGAGCGGCGGATGCGGTCCCACTACGGCCGGCTCGACGCGCTGGGCGTCGGCTACCGCCCGCCCGCCGGCCCCCGGCCGTGGCAGCGGCGGCCCGGTGTCCCGGGGCGGCCGATCGACGGCCCGCCTCCCGCGCGGTGA
- a CDS encoding DUF3039 domain-containing protein: MSTLEPETQPQRGTGTGTLVEPTPQVSHGDGDHERYAHYVQKDKIMASALDGTPVVALCGKVWVPGRDPKKYPVCPMCKEIFESMAGGGDDKGKGGDKK; the protein is encoded by the coding sequence ATGAGCACTCTTGAGCCTGAGACCCAGCCCCAGCGAGGCACTGGGACGGGAACCCTCGTAGAGCCGACGCCGCAGGTGTCGCACGGCGACGGGGACCACGAGCGCTACGCCCACTACGTCCAGAAGGACAAGATCATGGCGAGCGCCCTCGACGGGACGCCCGTCGTGGCGCTGTGCGGCAAGGTCTGGGTGCCCGGCCGCGACCCGAAGAAGTACCCCGTGTGCCCCATGTGCAAGGAGATCTTCGAGTCCATGGCGGGCGGCGGCGACGACAAGGGCAAGGGCGGCGACAAGAAGTAG
- a CDS encoding YqgE/AlgH family protein, translating to MTEVSSLTGRLLVATPALADPNFDRAVVLLLDHDEEGSLGVVLNRPTPVGVGDILEGWADLTGEPGVVFQGGPVSLDSALGVAVVPGGAAANGTPLGWRRVHGAIGLVDLEAPPELLASALGSLRIFAGYAGWGPGQLEDELGEGAWYVVESEPGDVSSPSPERLWREVLRRQRNELAMVATYPDDASLN from the coding sequence ATGACCGAGGTGTCCTCGCTCACAGGGCGGCTGCTCGTGGCAACGCCCGCCCTGGCGGACCCGAACTTCGACCGTGCGGTGGTGCTCCTTCTCGACCACGACGAGGAGGGCTCCCTCGGTGTCGTCCTCAACCGCCCCACGCCGGTGGGTGTCGGCGACATCCTGGAGGGCTGGGCCGACCTCACCGGTGAACCCGGCGTCGTCTTCCAGGGCGGCCCGGTGTCCCTCGACTCGGCCCTCGGGGTCGCCGTCGTCCCGGGCGGCGCGGCCGCGAACGGCACGCCGCTCGGCTGGCGCCGGGTGCACGGCGCGATCGGCCTCGTCGACCTGGAGGCCCCGCCGGAGCTCCTGGCCTCGGCCCTCGGCTCGTTGCGGATCTTCGCCGGATACGCCGGCTGGGGCCCCGGGCAGCTGGAGGACGAGCTGGGGGAGGGCGCCTGGTACGTCGTGGAGTCCGAGCCGGGCGATGTCTCCTCGCCGTCGCCCGAGCGGCTCTGGCGCGAGGTCCTGCGCCGTCAGCGCAACGAGCTGGCGATGGTGGCGACGTACCCGGACGACGCCTCGCTCAACTGA
- the murA gene encoding UDP-N-acetylglucosamine 1-carboxyvinyltransferase, translating to MTVNGSDDVLLVHGGTPLEGEIRVRGAKNLVPKAMVAALLGSEPSRLRNVPDIRDVRVVRGLLQLHGVTVRPGEEPGELVLDPTYVESANVADIDAHAGSSRIPILFCGPLLHRLGHAFIPGLGGCDIGGRPIDFHFDVLRQFGAKIEKREDGQYLEAPQRLRGTKITLPYPSVGATEQVLLTAVLAEGVTELSNAAVEPEIEDLICVLQKMGAIIAMDTDRTIRITGVDKLGGYNHAALSDRLEAASWASAALATEGNIYVRGAQQRSMMTFLNTYRKVGGAFEIDDEGIRFWHPGGQLKSIALETDVHPGFQTDWQQPLVVALTQATGLSIIHETVYESRLGFTSALNQMGAHIQLYRECLGGSNCRFGQRNFLHSAVVSGPTKLQGADLVIPDLRGGFSYLIAALAAQGTSRVHGIDLINRGYENFMEKLVELGAKVELPGKALG from the coding sequence ATGACCGTCAACGGCTCTGACGACGTACTGCTTGTCCACGGCGGCACCCCGCTCGAGGGCGAGATCCGTGTCCGCGGTGCGAAGAACCTCGTACCCAAGGCCATGGTCGCCGCCCTGCTGGGCAGTGAGCCGAGTCGGCTGCGCAACGTTCCCGACATCCGTGACGTGCGGGTCGTACGCGGCCTGCTGCAACTGCACGGGGTGACGGTCCGTCCGGGTGAGGAGCCGGGCGAGCTGGTGCTCGACCCGACCTACGTGGAGAGCGCCAACGTCGCCGACATCGATGCCCACGCGGGCTCGAGCCGGATCCCGATCCTGTTCTGCGGGCCCCTGCTGCACCGCCTCGGGCACGCGTTCATCCCCGGTCTGGGCGGCTGCGACATCGGCGGCCGGCCCATCGACTTCCACTTCGACGTGCTGCGCCAGTTCGGCGCGAAGATCGAGAAGCGGGAGGACGGCCAGTACCTGGAGGCACCGCAGCGGCTGCGCGGCACGAAGATCACGCTGCCGTACCCGTCCGTCGGCGCGACCGAGCAGGTCCTGCTGACCGCCGTGCTCGCCGAGGGCGTCACCGAGCTCTCGAACGCGGCCGTGGAGCCGGAGATCGAGGATCTCATCTGCGTGCTCCAGAAGATGGGCGCCATCATCGCGATGGACACCGACCGCACCATCCGCATCACCGGTGTCGACAAGCTCGGCGGCTACAACCACGCCGCCCTGTCGGACCGCCTGGAGGCCGCCTCCTGGGCGTCCGCCGCGCTGGCGACCGAGGGCAACATCTACGTCCGCGGCGCCCAGCAGCGCTCGATGATGACGTTCCTGAACACCTACCGGAAGGTGGGCGGCGCCTTCGAGATCGACGACGAGGGCATCCGCTTCTGGCACCCCGGCGGCCAGCTGAAGTCGATCGCGCTGGAGACGGACGTCCACCCCGGCTTCCAGACCGACTGGCAGCAGCCGCTCGTCGTGGCCCTGACGCAGGCCACGGGCCTGTCGATCATCCACGAGACGGTGTACGAGTCGCGGCTGGGCTTCACCTCGGCGCTCAACCAGATGGGCGCCCACATCCAGCTGTACCGCGAGTGCCTCGGCGGCTCGAACTGCCGCTTCGGGCAGCGCAACTTCCTGCACTCCGCGGTCGTGTCGGGCCCCACGAAGCTCCAGGGCGCCGATCTGGTCATCCCCGACCTGCGCGGCGGCTTCTCGTACCTGATCGCCGCCCTCGCGGCCCAGGGCACCTCCCGGGTCCACGGCATCGACCTCATCAACCGCGGCTACGAGAACTTCATGGAGAAGCTCGTCGAGCTCGGCGCGAAGGTCGAGCTGCCCGGCAAGGCACTCGGCTAG
- a CDS encoding HU family DNA-binding protein produces the protein MNRSELVAALADRAEVTRKDADAVLAAFAEVVGDIVSKGDEKVTIPGFLTFERTHRAARTARNPQTGDPIQIPAGYSVKVSAGSKLKEAAKGK, from the coding sequence ATGAACCGCAGTGAGCTGGTGGCCGCGCTGGCCGACCGCGCCGAGGTGACCCGCAAGGACGCCGACGCAGTGCTGGCCGCGTTCGCCGAGGTCGTCGGCGACATCGTCTCCAAGGGCGACGAGAAGGTCACGATCCCCGGCTTCCTGACCTTCGAGCGCACCCACCGTGCCGCTCGCACCGCCCGCAACCCGCAGACCGGCGACCCGATCCAGATCCCGGCCGGCTACAGCGTCAAGGTCTCCGCGGGCTCGAAGCTCAAGGAAGCGGCCAAGGGCAAGTAA